In the Naumovozyma dairenensis CBS 421 chromosome 4, complete genome genome, one interval contains:
- the SDH2 gene encoding succinate dehydrogenase iron-sulfur protein subunit SDH2 (similar to Saccharomyces cerevisiae SDH2 (YLL041C); ancestral locus Anc_4.13): MLSTSMKSIYSSSLNAFGRRYFRVGLPQAQRLKQFKIYRWNPDSPAKKPFLETFQVDLDDCGPMVLDALIKIKNEKDSSLAFRRSCREGVCGSCAMNIGGRNTLACTCEIDNNLKQETKVYPLPHMFIIKDLVPDLTNFFQQYKSIQPYLQRNSFPKGREILQSPEDRKRLDGYYECILCACCSTACPSYWWNQEQYLGPAVLLQAYRWLVDSRDQAFKERKKMLENALSLYRCHFILNCTRTCPKGLNPAYAIAQIKKQLATF; encoded by the coding sequence ATGTTAAGTACGTCCATGAAAAGtatatattcatcttcTCTAAATGCTTTCGGTAGAAGGTATTTTAGAGTTGGTCTCCCACAGGCTCAGCGATTAaaacaattcaaaatttataGATGGAATCCAGATAGCCCTGCTAAGAAGCCCTTCTTAGAAACATTCCAAGTTGATTTAGATGACTGCGGGCCAATGGTTCTAGATGCCCTTATAAAGATTAAAAACGAGAAAGATTCAAGTTTGGCATTCCGTAGATCATGCAGAGAAGGTGTGTGTGGGTCATGTGCAATGAATATCGGAGGAAGAAATACACTGGCCTGCACATGTGAAATCGACAATAATCTGAAGCAAGAAACCAAAGTTTACCCTTTACCACATATGTTCATCATTAAGGATCTAGTTCCCGATTTAACCAATTTTTTCCAACAATATAAATCCATACAACCGTACTTACAGAGAAACTCTTTCCCAAAGGGAAGAGAAATCCTACAAAGCCCTGAGGATCGTAAGAGGCTGGATGGATACTATGAATGTATCCTTTGTGCATGTTGCTCTACCGCATGCCCATCTTATTGGTGGAACCAGGAACAATATTTGGGACCTGCAGTATTACTACAAGCTTATCGTTGGCTTGTCGACTCAAGAGATCAAGCTTTTAAGgaaaggaagaagatgttGGAAAATGCGTTATCACTATATAGGTGCCATTTTATACTGAATTGTAC